From Pedococcus aerophilus, one genomic window encodes:
- a CDS encoding APC family permease, which yields MSSTHNTELAELGYRQELNRTLSTTDLIIYGLVFMVPIAPWAIFGVVYNESKGMVPLVYLIGLVAMIFTAMSYAQMSQAFPIAGSVYSYVGRGLNPKLGFLAGWTILLDYLLVPTLLYVFAAESMAGIFPDIPKQLWIVLFLVVNTGVNYIGISFTAIVNRLFLAAELLFIVIFIVMAVTAISRGTNGAQFTTAPLFDSGDFTPGLVGTALSIAVLSFLGFDGIATLSEEAKGGRKAAGTAMVVGLLLVAFFFVSQTWLAAMLVPDTQQFGDDEVNNAFFGIVEQVSNHGWQVAFLAMNALAVGIANAVAAQSATSRLLFSMSRDGRLPGFLAHINTRTRVPERAILLVGGLTLVTGLFFVGQVGLIASLVNFGALTSFMLLHVSVVSWYAVRKRSRNVFLHWVSPVIGFLVIGYVLWNAEAAAKIGGLVWLAIGCVVLAWYTTHDRGIRPEHAATGERAAAGERA from the coding sequence GTGAGCAGCACGCACAACACCGAGCTCGCCGAGTTGGGCTACCGGCAGGAGCTCAACCGCACCCTGTCCACCACCGACCTGATCATCTACGGCCTCGTCTTCATGGTGCCCATCGCACCGTGGGCGATCTTCGGGGTGGTCTACAACGAGTCGAAGGGCATGGTGCCCCTCGTCTACCTGATCGGGCTCGTCGCGATGATCTTCACGGCGATGTCGTACGCCCAGATGTCGCAGGCCTTCCCGATCGCCGGTTCGGTGTACTCGTACGTCGGCCGTGGCCTCAACCCCAAGCTCGGCTTCCTCGCCGGCTGGACCATCCTGCTCGACTACCTGCTCGTGCCGACGCTGCTCTACGTCTTTGCCGCCGAGTCGATGGCCGGCATCTTCCCGGACATCCCGAAGCAGCTGTGGATCGTGCTCTTCCTGGTGGTCAACACCGGCGTCAACTACATCGGCATCTCGTTCACCGCCATCGTCAACCGCCTGTTCCTCGCGGCCGAGCTGCTGTTCATCGTCATCTTCATCGTCATGGCGGTCACCGCCATCTCCCGTGGGACCAACGGCGCCCAGTTCACCACCGCGCCGCTGTTCGACTCCGGCGACTTCACGCCCGGCCTCGTGGGGACGGCCCTGTCGATCGCCGTGCTGAGCTTCCTCGGGTTCGACGGCATCGCCACCCTGAGCGAGGAGGCCAAGGGTGGTCGCAAGGCTGCCGGCACGGCCATGGTCGTCGGCCTGCTGCTCGTGGCGTTCTTCTTCGTCTCCCAGACGTGGCTCGCCGCGATGCTCGTCCCCGACACCCAGCAGTTCGGTGACGACGAGGTCAACAACGCCTTCTTCGGGATCGTCGAGCAGGTCAGCAACCACGGGTGGCAGGTGGCCTTCCTCGCCATGAACGCCCTCGCGGTCGGCATCGCCAACGCCGTCGCCGCCCAGAGCGCGACGTCCCGGCTGTTGTTCTCGATGAGCCGCGACGGGCGGCTGCCCGGCTTCCTCGCCCACATCAACACCCGCACCCGGGTGCCCGAGCGCGCCATCCTGCTCGTCGGCGGGCTGACGCTGGTCACCGGACTGTTCTTCGTCGGTCAGGTGGGCCTGATCGCGTCGCTGGTGAACTTCGGTGCGCTGACGAGCTTCATGCTGCTGCACGTGTCCGTGGTCTCCTGGTATGCCGTGCGGAAGCGCTCGCGGAACGTGTTCCTGCACTGGGTGTCACCGGTGATCGGGTTCCTCGTGATCGGCTACGTCCTGTGGAACGCCGAGGCGGCCGCGAAGATCGGCGGCCTCGTGTGGCTGGCCATCGGCTGCGTCGTGCTGGCCTGGTACACGACCCACGACCGTGGCATCCGTCCGGAGCACGCGGCGACGGGAGAGCGTGCGGCGGCAGGGGAGCGCGCATGA
- a CDS encoding HAMP domain-containing sensor histidine kinase produces MTETRSPAHQRVLARASRRLEALPLRLRLIAVMLVLLLLALTLTASATAVLMRRDLVGRVDQQLRLAAEPVAKQAFNDLGSAISEGIPNGYAFVILPNDGREPIAANPIGESMHPAIPELTVDSPQVRTGDPFTIRSQEGELKWRAIAGTLRGSQAVVVVAVPLRTVDRTVSKLVLVELLIGLGVLLACAGGGWYAVHRAFRPLRQIEDTASAIAAGDLTRRIPTRTAKDEVTSLSRSLNVMLAQIEQSFAQREQSEERMRQFVADASHELRTPLAAVRGYAELYRQGAVREPADVASAMSRIEGEAGRMGGLVEDLLMLARLDDQRPLRIADVDLIVLAADAAQDARAIDTGRAITVTGLDGPLAPTTVPGDDAKLRQLLANLLSNALNHTPPGSPVEIAVGIRRSDGLAVVEVRDHGPGVDPEQAKKVFERFFRADPSRGRGSGGGNGLGLAIAAAIVAGHDGRIGVAPTPGGGATFVVQLPTGNSQPAPSTP; encoded by the coding sequence GTGACCGAGACGAGATCGCCCGCGCACCAGCGGGTCCTGGCTCGAGCCTCGCGCCGCCTCGAGGCGCTGCCCCTGCGGCTGCGGCTCATCGCGGTCATGCTCGTCCTGCTCCTGCTGGCGCTCACCCTCACCGCGTCGGCGACCGCCGTGCTCATGCGCCGCGACCTCGTGGGCCGGGTCGACCAGCAGCTGCGGCTCGCCGCCGAACCCGTCGCCAAGCAGGCCTTCAACGACCTGGGCAGCGCCATCAGCGAGGGCATCCCCAACGGCTACGCCTTCGTCATCCTGCCCAACGACGGCCGCGAACCCATCGCCGCGAACCCCATCGGCGAGTCGATGCACCCGGCCATCCCGGAGCTCACCGTCGACAGCCCGCAGGTCCGCACCGGAGACCCCTTCACCATCCGGTCGCAGGAGGGCGAGCTCAAGTGGCGGGCGATCGCCGGCACCCTGCGCGGCAGCCAGGCCGTCGTCGTCGTGGCGGTGCCGCTGCGCACCGTCGACCGGACCGTCAGCAAGCTCGTCCTCGTCGAGCTCCTCATCGGGCTCGGCGTGCTCCTCGCGTGCGCCGGCGGTGGTTGGTATGCCGTGCACCGCGCCTTCCGCCCGCTGCGCCAGATCGAGGACACCGCGTCCGCGATCGCGGCAGGAGACCTCACCCGCCGCATCCCGACGCGGACGGCCAAGGACGAGGTGACGTCGTTGTCGCGCTCGCTCAACGTCATGCTCGCCCAGATCGAGCAGTCCTTCGCCCAACGCGAGCAGTCCGAGGAGCGGATGCGCCAGTTCGTCGCCGACGCCTCCCACGAGCTGCGCACGCCTCTCGCCGCGGTGCGTGGGTACGCCGAGCTGTACCGCCAGGGCGCGGTCCGTGAGCCGGCCGACGTGGCCAGCGCGATGTCCCGCATCGAGGGAGAGGCGGGGCGCATGGGTGGCCTCGTCGAGGACCTGCTCATGCTGGCGCGGCTCGACGACCAGCGTCCGTTGCGCATCGCCGACGTCGACCTCATCGTGCTCGCCGCCGACGCGGCGCAGGATGCGCGCGCCATCGACACCGGTCGGGCCATCACGGTGACCGGCCTCGACGGGCCCCTGGCGCCCACGACCGTCCCGGGTGACGACGCCAAGCTGCGCCAGCTGCTGGCCAACCTCCTTTCGAACGCCCTCAACCACACCCCGCCGGGCTCCCCGGTCGAGATAGCGGTCGGCATCCGCCGGTCCGACGGCCTGGCCGTCGTCGAGGTCCGCGACCACGGCCCCGGTGTCGACCCCGAGCAGGCGAAGAAGGTCTTCGAGCGCTTCTTCCGCGCCGACCCGTCGCGCGGTCGCGGCAGCGGTGGCGGCAACGGCCTCGGCCTCGCCATCGCCGCAGCCATCGTGGCCGGTCACGACGGTCGGATCGGGGTCGCCCCCACCCCCGGTGGAGGGGCCACGTTCGTCGTCCAGCTGCCCACAGGAAACTCCCAGCCGGCGCCCAGTACTCCTTGA
- a CDS encoding response regulator transcription factor has product MNAEPEARLLVVEDEPNIRELLATSLRFAGFEVHTAADGATALNLATAHEPDLVVLDVMLPDMDGFTVTRKLRDTGRQLPIVFVTARDSLDDKIKGLTVGGDDYVTKPFSLEEVVARIRAVLRRTRGEVDESSALRFEDLELDEDSHEVRRGTRSIDVSPTEFKLLRYLMLNPNRVLSKAQILDHVWDYDFRGESGIVESYISYLRRKIDTDGLPALIHTKRGVGYVLRKPPEA; this is encoded by the coding sequence GTGAACGCCGAACCGGAAGCCCGCCTGCTCGTCGTCGAGGACGAACCCAACATTCGCGAGCTGCTCGCCACGTCGTTGCGCTTCGCGGGGTTCGAGGTGCACACCGCCGCCGACGGAGCCACCGCCCTCAACCTGGCCACCGCGCACGAGCCCGACCTGGTCGTCCTCGACGTGATGCTCCCCGACATGGACGGGTTCACCGTGACCCGCAAGCTGCGCGACACCGGACGCCAGCTGCCCATCGTGTTCGTCACCGCGCGCGACTCCCTCGACGACAAGATCAAGGGCCTCACCGTCGGTGGGGACGACTACGTCACGAAGCCGTTCAGCCTCGAAGAGGTCGTGGCCCGCATCCGCGCCGTGCTGCGCCGGACCCGCGGCGAGGTCGACGAGTCGTCGGCGTTGCGGTTCGAGGACCTCGAGCTCGACGAGGACTCGCACGAGGTGCGCCGCGGGACGCGCTCGATCGACGTGTCCCCCACCGAGTTCAAGCTCCTTCGCTACCTCATGCTCAACCCCAACCGCGTGCTGTCCAAGGCCCAGATCCTCGACCACGTCTGGGACTACGACTTCCGCGGCGAGAGCGGCATCGTCGAGTCCTACATCTCCTACCTGCGCCGCAAGATCGACACCGACGGGCTGCCCGCACTGATCCACACCAAGCGCGGCGTGGGCTACGTGCTGCGCAAGCCGCCGGAGGCGTAG
- a CDS encoding acetamidase/formamidase family protein, translating into MSEHLLTKDQGRPGLSASDEPVLRVTAGAGDRITFETDDAAYAQMEELRDLAKVTAPLNPVTGPVFVEGAEPGDALAVTIEDITFGDFGWSVYIPGAGALAGPMGEEWFVRRIPLRDGRVQLTEDLDCAAAPMVGCVMVAPADGDLSTVMPSYPTGGNMDLTDAASGSTVYLPVQVPGALLSLGDLHAVMSRGESSFVAIEAAGRVTVTVDVVKGLGAGMRAPRVDTGAELVCVGLGDPVQDSIDMAYESLFSVLVDERGVSREDAYVVMSALAHTELGGPTGSVGPDPLHPFRPVGAVTLARISHEVLDAL; encoded by the coding sequence ATGAGCGAGCACCTGCTGACGAAGGACCAGGGGCGGCCGGGGCTGTCGGCCTCGGACGAGCCGGTGCTGCGGGTGACCGCCGGGGCCGGCGACCGCATCACCTTCGAGACCGACGACGCGGCCTACGCCCAGATGGAGGAGCTGCGGGACCTGGCGAAGGTCACCGCACCGCTGAACCCCGTCACCGGCCCGGTGTTCGTCGAGGGGGCCGAGCCCGGCGACGCGCTCGCCGTCACCATCGAGGACATCACCTTCGGCGACTTCGGCTGGTCGGTCTACATCCCCGGCGCCGGGGCCCTGGCGGGGCCGATGGGCGAGGAGTGGTTCGTCCGGCGGATCCCGTTGCGAGACGGGCGGGTCCAGCTGACCGAGGACCTGGACTGCGCGGCCGCACCCATGGTCGGGTGCGTCATGGTAGCCCCCGCCGACGGCGACCTGTCGACGGTCATGCCGAGCTACCCGACCGGCGGCAACATGGACCTCACCGACGCTGCTTCCGGCTCGACGGTCTACCTCCCCGTGCAGGTGCCTGGCGCGCTGCTGTCCCTCGGCGACCTGCACGCGGTGATGAGCCGAGGTGAGTCCTCGTTCGTCGCCATCGAGGCGGCTGGTCGCGTCACCGTGACCGTCGACGTGGTCAAGGGGCTGGGCGCCGGGATGCGGGCGCCGCGCGTCGACACCGGTGCCGAGCTGGTGTGCGTCGGCCTGGGCGACCCGGTCCAGGACTCCATCGACATGGCCTACGAGTCGCTGTTCTCCGTCCTCGTCGACGAGCGGGGTGTCTCGCGCGAGGACGCCTACGTCGTCATGAGCGCCCTGGCCCACACCGAGCTCGGCGGCCCCACGGGGTCGGTCGGCCCGGACCCGCTGCACCCGTTCCGTCCCGTCGGTGCGGTCACCCTCGCACGGATCAGCCACGAGGTCCTCGACGCCCTCTGA
- a CDS encoding DNA repair helicase XPB, whose product MTDGPLIVQSDKTLLLEVDHPRAEEARRAIAPFAELERAPEHIHTYRVTPLGLWNARAAGHDAEQVVNALITFSRYAVPHALLVDVADTMDRYGRLTLEKDPEHGLLLRTTDRPVLEEVLRHKKIKPLMGERIDADRVLVHPSERGHLKQELLKVGWPAEDEAGYVDGEAHRIDLDNAGWSMRPYQQQAVDGFWHGGSGVVVLPCGAGKTLVGAGAMAQAKATTLILVTNTVSARQWRDELIKRTSLTEEEIGEYSGARKEIRPVTIATYQVLTTRRKGVYTHLDLLDARDWGLIVYDEVHLLPAPIFRMTADLQARRRLGLTATLVREDGREADVFSLIGPKRYDAPWKDIEAQGYIAPADCVEVRVTLPDSERLAYAVAEPEDRYRLASCSPVKIPVVEKIVAQHRGEPTLVIGQYLDQLDELSQRLGADVITGETSVAERQKLFQAFRVGDIDLLVVSKVANFSIDLPEASVAIQVSGTFGSRQEEAQRLGRVLRPKGDGRTAHFYSVVSRDTVDAEFAAHRQRFLAEQGYAYRIVDADDLGDDPA is encoded by the coding sequence GTGACCGACGGGCCCCTGATCGTCCAGAGCGACAAGACGCTCCTGCTCGAGGTCGACCACCCGCGTGCCGAGGAGGCACGACGGGCGATCGCGCCGTTCGCCGAGCTGGAGCGCGCGCCGGAGCACATCCACACCTACCGCGTCACGCCGCTGGGGCTGTGGAACGCCCGCGCAGCCGGCCACGACGCCGAGCAGGTGGTCAACGCCCTCATCACGTTCAGCCGGTACGCCGTGCCGCACGCCCTGCTGGTGGACGTCGCCGACACCATGGACCGCTACGGCCGGCTCACGCTGGAGAAGGACCCGGAGCACGGCCTGCTGCTGCGCACGACGGACCGTCCGGTGCTCGAAGAGGTGTTGCGGCACAAGAAGATCAAGCCGCTCATGGGTGAGCGGATCGACGCGGACCGCGTGCTCGTACACCCCTCCGAGCGCGGTCACCTCAAGCAGGAGCTGCTCAAGGTCGGCTGGCCCGCCGAGGACGAGGCGGGCTACGTCGACGGCGAGGCCCACCGCATCGACCTCGACAACGCCGGCTGGTCGATGCGGCCCTACCAGCAGCAGGCTGTCGACGGCTTCTGGCACGGCGGCTCCGGCGTGGTCGTCCTTCCCTGCGGCGCGGGCAAGACGCTCGTCGGCGCCGGGGCGATGGCCCAGGCCAAGGCGACCACCCTCATCCTCGTGACGAACACCGTCTCGGCCCGGCAGTGGCGCGACGAGCTCATCAAGCGCACCAGCCTCACCGAGGAGGAGATCGGCGAGTACTCCGGTGCCCGGAAGGAGATCCGCCCGGTCACCATCGCGACCTACCAGGTGCTCACGACGCGGCGGAAGGGCGTCTACACGCACCTCGACCTCCTCGACGCGCGCGACTGGGGCCTCATCGTCTACGACGAGGTCCACCTGCTGCCTGCGCCGATCTTCCGCATGACCGCCGACCTCCAGGCCCGCCGTCGCCTCGGCCTCACCGCCACGCTCGTGCGCGAGGACGGCCGCGAGGCCGATGTCTTCTCCCTCATCGGCCCCAAGCGCTACGACGCCCCGTGGAAGGACATCGAGGCTCAGGGCTACATCGCCCCGGCCGACTGCGTGGAGGTGCGGGTCACCCTGCCCGACAGCGAGCGCCTCGCGTATGCCGTCGCGGAGCCCGAGGACCGCTACCGCCTCGCCTCGTGCAGCCCGGTGAAGATCCCCGTGGTCGAGAAGATCGTCGCGCAGCACCGCGGCGAGCCCACCCTCGTCATCGGCCAGTACCTCGACCAGCTCGACGAGCTGTCCCAGCGGCTCGGTGCCGACGTCATCACCGGTGAGACCTCGGTCGCCGAACGGCAGAAGCTCTTCCAGGCGTTCCGCGTCGGGGACATCGACCTGCTCGTGGTGTCCAAGGTCGCCAACTTCTCGATCGACCTGCCCGAGGCCAGCGTCGCCATCCAGGTCAGTGGCACCTTCGGCTCCCGGCAGGAGGAGGCGCAGCGCCTCGGTCGGGTGCTGCGACCCAAGGGCGACGGTCGCACGGCGCACTTCTACTCCGTGGTGTCGCGCGACACCGTCGACGCCGAGTTCGCCGCGCACCGCCAGCGCTTCCTGGCCGAGCAGGGCTACGCCTACCGGATCGTCGACGCCGACGACCTCGGCGACGACCCCGCCTGA
- a CDS encoding M23 family metallopeptidase: MKTTKTKLISTLAVGGLLAAGAITTTVAATSASAAPNFQMPFPCGQTWDGSTRSNHSPNRSVDFNRPNDIGDTVVASAGGTVSRVANEGSTSYGRWVEVNHGGGYTTRYAHLSTQSVSTGQAVKAGQKLGTVGSTGGSTGPHLHFEQRLNGNDISVKFNGATVAYYTTKAYTSKNCGGGSGTPTNPQTIKDACGTGYTVIDRKAIKGATIYLTYNSAAGKNCVATMKTTNIGKKTRVSAFLEVKGGSRSTDAGSYGYYAGPVKKSAAGKCVKWGGSTSAASYTSPFEHCG, from the coding sequence GTGAAGACCACCAAGACCAAGCTCATCTCCACGCTCGCCGTCGGAGGCCTGCTCGCCGCCGGCGCGATCACCACGACGGTGGCCGCGACGTCCGCAAGCGCCGCGCCGAACTTCCAGATGCCGTTCCCGTGCGGCCAGACCTGGGACGGCTCGACGCGCTCCAACCACTCGCCGAACCGTTCGGTGGACTTCAACCGCCCCAACGACATCGGCGACACCGTCGTCGCGTCGGCCGGTGGCACGGTCAGCCGGGTCGCCAACGAGGGCAGCACGTCCTACGGCCGCTGGGTCGAGGTCAACCACGGCGGTGGCTACACGACGCGCTACGCCCACCTGTCCACCCAGTCGGTCAGCACCGGCCAGGCGGTCAAGGCCGGCCAGAAGCTCGGCACCGTCGGCTCGACGGGCGGCTCCACCGGCCCGCACCTGCACTTCGAGCAGCGCCTCAACGGCAACGACATCAGCGTGAAGTTCAACGGGGCGACCGTCGCGTACTACACGACGAAGGCGTACACCTCGAAGAACTGCGGAGGCGGCAGCGGCACACCCACCAACCCGCAGACCATCAAGGACGCCTGCGGCACCGGCTACACGGTCATCGACCGCAAGGCCATCAAGGGCGCCACGATCTACCTGACCTACAACTCCGCCGCCGGCAAGAACTGCGTGGCCACGATGAAGACGACCAACATCGGGAAGAAGACCCGGGTCAGCGCCTTCCTCGAGGTCAAGGGCGGCAGCCGCAGCACCGACGCCGGGTCCTACGGCTACTACGCGGGTCCGGTCAAGAAGTCCGCTGCCGGCAAGTGCGTGAAGTGGGGCGGCTCGACGAGCGCCGCCAGCTACACCAGCCCGTTCGAGCACTGCGGCTGA
- a CDS encoding hydroxymethylglutaryl-CoA lyase, with amino-acid sequence MTTGLPQLEPASDLPDAVTIYEVGPRDGLQNEKTVVPAEVKAEFVRRLAAAGLGTIETTSFVPAAWVPQLADATEVLDLLGDEGLGSRRPALVPNERGLDRALEAGVGAVAIFGSATETFARKNLNRTVAESIDMFAPVVDRARTSGLWVRAYLSMCFGDPWEGPVPVDQVADVAVRLMDLGADQLSLGDTIGVGTTGHVSRLLDALEARGIPADRIGVHFHDTYGQALANTMTALRHGVTVVDASTGGLGGCPYAKSATGNLATEDLVWALDGAGVRTGVDLAALVETSTWMADQLGRPSPSRVVKALAGND; translated from the coding sequence GTGACCACCGGACTGCCCCAGCTCGAGCCCGCCAGCGACCTGCCGGACGCCGTGACCATCTACGAGGTGGGTCCCCGCGACGGGCTGCAGAACGAGAAGACCGTCGTGCCCGCGGAGGTGAAGGCAGAGTTCGTCCGCCGGCTCGCGGCCGCCGGACTGGGGACGATCGAGACGACGTCGTTCGTCCCGGCGGCCTGGGTCCCGCAGCTCGCGGACGCCACCGAGGTCCTCGACCTCCTCGGCGACGAGGGGCTCGGCTCGCGGCGGCCGGCCCTCGTCCCCAACGAGCGCGGCCTCGACCGTGCCCTCGAGGCCGGCGTCGGGGCGGTCGCGATCTTCGGCAGCGCCACCGAGACCTTCGCCCGCAAGAACCTCAACCGCACGGTCGCCGAGTCGATCGACATGTTCGCGCCCGTCGTGGACCGGGCCCGCACCTCCGGGCTGTGGGTCCGCGCGTACCTGTCCATGTGCTTCGGCGACCCATGGGAGGGCCCGGTGCCGGTCGACCAGGTGGCCGACGTGGCGGTGCGGCTCATGGACCTCGGCGCCGACCAGCTCTCCCTCGGCGACACCATCGGGGTGGGCACGACCGGCCACGTGAGCCGGCTGCTCGATGCGCTGGAGGCCCGCGGCATACCCGCCGACCGGATCGGGGTGCACTTCCACGACACGTACGGGCAGGCGCTCGCCAACACGATGACGGCGCTGCGCCACGGCGTGACCGTCGTCGACGCCTCGACCGGTGGGCTCGGCGGCTGCCCCTATGCCAAGAGCGCCACCGGCAACCTCGCGACCGAGGACCTCGTCTGGGCCCTCGACGGTGCGGGGGTGCGCACGGGGGTCGACCTGGCCGCGCTCGTCGAGACCAGCACGTGGATGGCCGACCAGCTCGGTCGTCCGTCGCCGTCGCGTGTGGTCAAGGCCCTTGCCGGGAACGACTGA
- a CDS encoding proline iminopeptidase-family hydrolase — MTPSAPPAIPAPSRTGTVPFRGHETWFRVTGDPDALRPDASQAPLVVLHGGPGVAHDYTLAMTALAGDGRAVVHYDQLGCGRSTHLPDADPDFWTVDLFVEELRTVVDHLGIGDRFHLLGQSWGGMLGSEVLLADPHGIASLSICDSPASMPLWLEAAGTLRSRLPEEVQATLLRHEEAGTTDSAEYAAAMQVFYDRHVCRVVPNPPEVTASFAQLEADPTVYHTMNGPSEFHVIGSLKDWSVVDRLPGIAVPTLVVSGAHDEAMPLVWEPFVQRIPDARSHVFAESSHMPHVEEPEWFTAIVGAFLREND, encoded by the coding sequence GTGACCCCGTCAGCACCACCCGCCATACCCGCTCCGAGCCGGACCGGCACCGTCCCGTTCCGGGGGCACGAGACGTGGTTCCGCGTCACCGGTGACCCGGACGCCCTGCGCCCCGATGCCTCGCAGGCGCCGCTCGTGGTCCTGCACGGCGGGCCGGGAGTGGCCCACGACTACACGCTCGCCATGACGGCGCTCGCCGGCGACGGGCGGGCCGTCGTCCACTACGACCAGCTCGGCTGCGGCAGGAGCACCCACCTTCCGGACGCGGACCCCGACTTCTGGACGGTCGACCTGTTCGTCGAGGAGCTGAGGACGGTCGTGGACCACCTCGGCATCGGTGACCGGTTCCACCTCCTCGGCCAGTCCTGGGGCGGGATGCTCGGCAGCGAGGTGCTGCTCGCGGACCCGCACGGGATCGCGAGCCTGAGCATCTGCGACAGCCCGGCGTCGATGCCGTTGTGGCTCGAGGCCGCGGGGACCCTGCGTTCGCGGCTCCCCGAGGAGGTGCAGGCCACCTTGCTGCGGCACGAGGAGGCGGGCACCACCGACAGCGCGGAGTATGCCGCGGCGATGCAGGTCTTCTACGACCGGCACGTGTGCCGCGTGGTCCCGAACCCGCCGGAGGTGACCGCGTCCTTCGCCCAGCTCGAGGCAGACCCGACGGTCTACCACACGATGAACGGCCCCTCGGAGTTCCACGTCATCGGGTCCCTCAAGGACTGGAGCGTCGTGGACCGCCTGCCCGGCATCGCGGTGCCGACGCTCGTGGTGAGCGGGGCGCACGACGAGGCGATGCCGCTGGTGTGGGAGCCCTTCGTCCAGCGCATCCCGGACGCCCGCTCGCACGTCTTCGCCGAGTCCAGCCACATGCCGCACGTCGAGGAGCCCGAGTGGTTCACCGCCATCGTCGGTGCCTTCCTGCGTGAGAACGACTGA
- a CDS encoding FadR/GntR family transcriptional regulator: MSDGAEHLESGTGGGLDPLRVSMTASLADRLVTAIAVGAYSPGERLPPERELAASLGVSRVTLREALRQVSELGLVETRRGRGGGTFVSTVDWGEVAPDVARRTLEVELPRLRDLFDYRCLVEGMIARTAAERRTAEDVAELHSALAEFEQVEGMIEARAIDHRIHGLITAAARNPHLSLLSARLTAAATLGFGAEPYSPEFLAQARAEHAELIRHVVLGDADGAGRCAHAHFSLTLESMQAGLRKAVARST, from the coding sequence GTGAGCGACGGCGCAGAGCACCTGGAAAGCGGTACCGGTGGGGGCCTTGACCCGCTGCGCGTGAGCATGACCGCCTCGCTCGCCGACCGGCTCGTCACCGCGATCGCCGTCGGCGCCTACTCCCCCGGCGAGCGGCTCCCGCCGGAGCGGGAGCTGGCCGCGTCGCTCGGCGTCTCACGCGTGACCCTGCGGGAAGCCCTGCGACAGGTGTCCGAGCTGGGGCTCGTGGAGACCCGGCGGGGACGCGGCGGCGGCACCTTCGTCTCGACGGTGGACTGGGGAGAGGTCGCGCCGGACGTGGCCCGACGCACCCTCGAGGTGGAGCTGCCCCGGCTGCGCGACCTGTTCGACTACCGCTGCCTGGTCGAGGGCATGATCGCGCGCACCGCCGCAGAGCGCCGCACCGCCGAGGACGTCGCCGAGCTGCACTCCGCCCTCGCCGAGTTCGAGCAGGTCGAGGGGATGATCGAGGCCCGCGCGATCGACCACCGGATCCACGGGCTGATCACCGCAGCGGCCCGCAACCCGCACCTCAGCCTGCTCAGCGCCCGCCTCACCGCCGCTGCGACGCTCGGGTTCGGCGCCGAGCCCTACTCCCCGGAGTTCCTCGCCCAGGCGCGCGCCGAGCACGCCGAGCTGATCCGGCACGTCGTCCTCGGTGACGCGGACGGGGCCGGCCGTTGCGCGCATGCGCACTTCTCGCTCACCCTCGAGTCCATGCAGGCCGGTCTGCGCAAGGCCGTCGCGCGCTCCACCTGA